From the Flavobacterium galactosidilyticum genome, one window contains:
- a CDS encoding DUF4141 domain-containing protein gives MKKIIFMVCMALTLAVAPSAKAQFVVTDPANLASGILNSANEIIQTSSTVSNVVKNFKEVEKVYKQGKEYYDKLQAINNLVKDARKVQQTALLVGDVSEMYVQNFGKMMNDPNFSPQELVAIGNGYSSLLNESTELLKELKQIITSSSLSLNDKERMDVIDRVYKEVKHYHSLVRYYTNKNISVSYLRAKKKNDAKRVLDLYGTSNQKYW, from the coding sequence ATGAAAAAAATCATTTTTATGGTGTGTATGGCATTAACGCTTGCCGTAGCACCGTCCGCAAAAGCACAATTCGTGGTTACAGATCCTGCAAATCTGGCTTCAGGCATCCTCAATAGTGCGAACGAAATTATACAGACTTCTTCCACTGTAAGCAATGTGGTTAAGAATTTTAAGGAAGTGGAAAAAGTGTATAAGCAAGGCAAAGAGTATTACGACAAACTACAGGCTATAAACAACCTTGTAAAAGATGCTCGTAAAGTGCAACAGACTGCTTTGTTGGTAGGTGATGTTTCGGAAATGTATGTGCAGAATTTTGGCAAGATGATGAACGATCCAAATTTTTCGCCACAGGAATTGGTAGCCATCGGCAACGGTTATTCTTCATTGCTAAATGAAAGTACGGAACTGCTAAAGGAATTGAAGCAGATTATAACCTCGTCCAGCCTTTCGCTAAATGACAAAGAGCGTATGGATGTTATCGACCGTGTGTACAAAGAGGTAAAGCATTATCACAGTCTTGTTCGCTATTACACCAACAAGAACATATCTGTAAGCTACCTGAGAGCGAAAAAGAAAAACGATGCCAAACGAGTGCTTGAC
- a CDS encoding TraG family conjugative transposon ATPase has protein sequence MINTAKSTTLESKFPLLAVENNCILSKDADITACFEVRLPELFTVASAEYEAIHSAWHKAIKTLPDFTIVHKQDWYIKENYAPDLAKDDQSFLAKSYQRHFNERPFLNHYCYLFLTKTSKERMRMQSNFSSLCKGTLIPKEIRDKEVIHRFMEAIAQFERIVNDSGFIKLQRLTEDEIIGTDGKQGLLEQYLTLSREVGTPMQDIALGGEEIRIGNKRLCLHTLSDTDDLPGTVSADTRFEKLSTDRSDCRLSFAAPVGLLLSCNHIYNQYLFLDNSEANLQKFEKSARNMHSLARYSRANQINKEWIEKYLNEAHSFGLSSIRAHFNIMAWSDDANELKQIKNDSGSALALMECKPRHNTTDVATLYWAGMPGNAGDFPSEESFYTFIEPALCFFTEETNYDNSPSPFGIKMADRLTGKPIHLDISDLPMKRGIITNRNKFILGPSGSGKSFFTNHMVRQYYEQGAHVLLVDTGNSYQGLCELIKGKTKGEDGVYFTYTEDNPIAFNPFYTDDGVFDIEKRESVKTLILTLWKRDDEPPTRSEEVALSNAVSGYIERIKQDDIFPSFNGFYEYVKGDYRKVLEEKQVREKDFDIANFLNVLEPYYKGGEYDYLLNSDKQLDLLSKRFIVFEIDAIKDHKILFPIVTIIIMEVFINKMRRLKGIRKLILIEEAWKAIAKEGMAEYIKYLFKTVRKFFGEAIVVTQEVDDIIQSPIVKESIINNSDCKILLDQRKYMNKFDDIQAMLGLTDKEKAQVLSINMNNDPSRLYKEVWIGLGGTHSAVYATEVSLEEYLAYTTEETEKLEVMQLASELDGNVELAIKHIAMQRRDSANQ, from the coding sequence ATGATAAATACAGCAAAATCAACAACACTGGAAAGCAAGTTTCCATTATTGGCGGTAGAGAACAATTGTATTCTGTCAAAAGATGCGGACATTACTGCCTGCTTTGAAGTACGTCTGCCGGAGCTGTTTACCGTGGCTTCTGCTGAATATGAAGCTATCCATTCCGCTTGGCATAAGGCTATCAAAACCTTGCCAGATTTCACGATAGTCCATAAACAGGATTGGTACATCAAAGAAAATTATGCGCCAGATCTGGCAAAAGATGACCAAAGTTTTCTAGCAAAATCCTACCAACGCCATTTCAATGAACGTCCTTTTCTGAACCATTATTGTTATCTATTTCTAACTAAAACGAGCAAAGAGCGTATGCGAATGCAGAGTAATTTCAGTTCGCTTTGCAAAGGAACGCTGATACCGAAGGAAATCAGGGATAAGGAAGTGATACATCGCTTTATGGAAGCCATTGCACAATTTGAACGTATCGTAAACGATAGTGGGTTTATCAAACTGCAACGGTTGACCGAAGACGAAATCATAGGTACAGATGGAAAGCAGGGATTATTGGAGCAATACCTAACATTATCAAGAGAAGTTGGAACACCGATGCAAGACATTGCATTGGGTGGCGAAGAAATTCGTATTGGTAACAAAAGATTGTGCCTGCACACTTTATCTGATACCGACGATTTACCCGGAACAGTATCTGCTGATACCCGTTTTGAAAAACTATCTACCGACCGAAGCGACTGCCGTTTGTCGTTTGCTGCACCTGTGGGATTGCTGTTAAGCTGTAATCATATTTACAACCAGTATTTGTTTTTGGATAATAGCGAAGCCAACCTGCAAAAGTTTGAAAAGTCTGCAAGAAATATGCACTCGTTGGCTCGCTACAGTCGGGCAAATCAAATCAACAAAGAGTGGATAGAAAAATACCTGAATGAGGCACATAGTTTTGGACTGTCATCCATCAGAGCGCATTTCAATATTATGGCTTGGTCAGATGATGCCAACGAACTCAAACAAATAAAAAATGATAGTGGTAGCGCTTTGGCATTAATGGAATGCAAACCACGCCACAACACTACGGATGTAGCAACACTATATTGGGCAGGAATGCCGGGTAATGCAGGCGATTTTCCGAGTGAGGAAAGTTTTTACACGTTCATTGAACCTGCTTTGTGTTTTTTTACAGAAGAAACCAATTACGACAATTCGCCATCGCCATTTGGCATTAAGATGGCTGACCGATTGACCGGAAAGCCTATTCATTTGGATATATCGGATTTACCGATGAAACGGGGTATCATCACGAACCGGAACAAGTTTATACTGGGTCCTTCGGGAAGTGGAAAATCGTTTTTCACTAACCATATGGTTCGCCAATATTATGAGCAAGGTGCTCACGTTTTGTTGGTTGATACTGGCAATTCTTATCAGGGTTTATGCGAACTCATCAAAGGCAAAACCAAAGGCGAAGACGGCGTTTACTTTACTTATACCGAAGATAATCCTATTGCCTTTAATCCTTTCTACACCGATGATGGTGTGTTTGACATTGAAAAAAGAGAAAGTGTTAAAACCTTAATACTTACCCTTTGGAAACGTGATGATGAACCACCGACCCGTTCGGAAGAAGTTGCATTATCAAATGCCGTAAGCGGTTACATCGAACGCATTAAACAAGATGATATTTTTCCATCCTTCAATGGTTTCTATGAATATGTGAAAGGCGATTATCGTAAGGTATTGGAAGAAAAACAAGTAAGGGAAAAAGACTTTGACATTGCCAATTTTCTCAATGTTTTGGAACCTTATTACAAAGGTGGCGAATATGATTATCTGTTGAATTCTGATAAACAATTAGACCTGCTTTCCAAACGCTTTATTGTGTTTGAGATTGATGCCATCAAAGACCATAAAATCCTCTTTCCAATTGTGACCATCATCATTATGGAAGTCTTCATCAACAAAATGAGAAGGCTAAAAGGTATCCGAAAACTCATCCTGATTGAAGAAGCCTGGAAAGCCATCGCCAAAGAAGGAATGGCTGAATACATCAAGTATTTATTCAAAACGGTAAGGAAGTTTTTTGGCGAAGCCATTGTGGTAACACAAGAAGTGGACGATATCATCCAATCGCCCATTGTAAAGGAAAGTATCATAAACAACAGCGATTGTAAAATCCTGCTCGACCAGCGAAAGTATATGAACAAGTTCGATGATATACAGGCAATGCTAGGACTTACAGATAAGGAAAAAGCGCAAGTACTTTCTATCAATATGAACAACGACCCATCACGACTTTACAAGGAAGTATGGATTGGCTTGGGTGGAACACACTCTGCGGTATATGCCACAGAAGTTAGTTTGGAGGAATATCTCGCATACACCACCGAAGAAACCGAAAAACTGGAAGTGATGCAACTCGCATCTGAACTGGATGGCAATGTAGAACTCGCCATTAAGCACATCGCTATGCAACGGCGTGATAGTGCAAATCAATAA